Genomic DNA from Brassica oleracea var. oleracea cultivar TO1000 unplaced genomic scaffold, BOL UnpScaffold00852, whole genome shotgun sequence:
CTTTGTAAATCTCAATCAATCTCACTATTCATTCTGTTACAGagtaatgttttttgttttgtcaaatacatttaaaataatgcATCTATTTTCACTAGTTactttttagattaaaaaataataaaatggtaattaataattactcatatatattaaataactgacaaaaataaataagtacttACTTCATTCTTCtatcaaattaactaaattaTACTATCAATTACTaatcataaaaacaaatttttatcattactcaatgaaaataattataaatcattgatataaatagtaaatataaaaagaaatgtgTGGTGTATCAAAGCTggtatttaaaatgataaaaataaattagtcaaCCGATTATGGTTTGAAGGGTGTATaagttttcatttaaataaaataaaaaggaaataatttgttctatatcaattaaaaataaaatatatttaaatataatttataaaaggatTAAATCTTTATTGTTAAAATGTAGGTGTGAAATCAATTCGTCATCATATAAAAAAGGATAGGAAATATTTAAATAggaataatcaaaataaatatgtagaCAATTTAGTTGACAATATATAagacaaaattaagaaaaatcgtaaaaaataattgttaatctgctatttatttgttgtttatttcGTAGCAGCGTTccaatcataatttatttattttcaaatttgatatgcatttttatgtttagtttcttttcacgagttgttaattattttagtaCAAACTCCATAATTTTGACAGGAATTAGAATGGTGAACACCCCCtatcatgttttaaatttagatattCATCATCTTTAATCAATTGATGCTaaataaatgtgattttattCTCTGTTTCCTGCTATAGAAGGTCTCGTAAATGTTTCTTACTTATAAACAAATTTTCCAAACTATATACactataacctctttaaattaatactctataaattgatatacactaaaaatctctataaaataatataattttatagtcccaaattgagtttttggttcaactAGTATATCGacaaattaatatctctataaattaataaaaaaattatagttttggtgtagtcccaacattattaatttatagaggtttcactgtacTTATAATGAGCATATGCATGCTCAGGAGAGTTTGTAAGGCAATTGCGAGTATAATGGAGTTGGCGCTTGATTTGGATGTGAATTACTTTGATAAACCAAATATTCTTGGAAATCATAATGCAGTAATGCGGTTGCTTCATTATGAAGGTGATATATAGTTTCTTAATTGCATAAGCTTTGTATGTCAATGGCATACTCACCCCTCCCATTGTCCATTTAGGAAACTCTGACCCCTCGAAAGGAATATATGCATCTGGAGCACATTCTGATTACGGAATGATGACCAACTTAGCGACCGATAGTGTAATGGGACTCCAGGTATTGTCCGGGTTTTGGTAGttgttattttataactttGTAATGTGATTGTATTAGTTAAGATAACTCACTAATATCTAATGGTAGATATGCAAAGATAAGGATGTGAAGCCTATGAAGTGGGAATATGTACCGTCGATTAAAGGGTATAATGGCTCgtataataattcatatatacatatataatgcgagaaattcttgggttcacctcctAGGGTTGGTTCACCAAcaaatagtgtttgagtatttgatatttgatatcttttaaaaaaggaaataaaattgaatatccaaattagattatatttttaaaataaaataataaaaatacataaaaatagctacaaaaaataaattaattaatattgttaaatattcagcaaaatactaaaccctataccctaaatcctaaaccctaaaccctaaacgttaaaccttaaattttagataaactctaaaccgttggaaaatcttaaaccctaaatcatacattaaaaactaaattttactaacactaaaccctaaatcctaatcactaaaccctaaacccttgggtaaaccctaaacccttgggtaaaccctaaacccttaggtaaactcTGNNNNNNNNNNNNNNNNNNNNNNNNNNNNNNNNNNNNNNNNNNNNNNNNtaagtttatgatttatccaagggttcagggtttatccaagggttaagggtttagtgattagggtttagggtttagtgttattaagatttagtttttaatgtatgatttagggtttaaaattttctaatggtttacggtttatccaagatttaaggtttataatttagggtttggagtttaggatttagggtataggatttagtattttgctaaaagtttatcaatatttatttatttattttttgtaactatttttatgtatttttattgttttattttaaaaatataatcttatttggaaattcaattttgtttttttttttaaaagatatcaaatactcaaatactcaaacactattggttggtgaatctagaggttcaccctagggggtgaacccaagaatttctcataTAGGTGCTATACTGACTCCTATGGTTGTAGTtatattgaataattgtttAGTTTTCATAgactttattgttttatttttgtgtacagAGCCTACATTGTTAATATCGGTGATTTGCTGGAGCGTTGGAGCAACTGCTTACTCAAGTAGTTACATTTTGTTTGAGCTTAGTTTTTCTAAGACTTTTTGCACATGTTTCTTCATTTAACCTGCATTGTTATTTGCAAGTAGAATTTTTcctcattatattttttttcctaatgtTTTTATCGTGTAGATCCACATTGCATCGGGTTATTGGGAATGGTCACGAACGATATTCCGTAAGTCTCTTGCAAATCCACATCCACATATACCTTTACAGTTGATTTTTGTGACCGATGCGGTTATTGTGGACTAAGTTTTAGCCATATGCTAGAAGCCTAGAACGTTGTTACTATTTCTCTACAATTTAACATGTtcatatttaaaagttatattacACCGAAACTGTATATACCTAAAGTTTTCTTATCGCAGATACCATTTTTCTTGGAACCAAGTCACGAATGTATAGTGGAGTGTCTTCCTACCTGCCAGTCCGAAAACAACCTTCCCAAGTAAGGCGTTAGCTCTTTACCTTGTTACATTAAGACCatcaaacaaatataatatcttGAAGATGATTGTGGTTGTGTTTAATGAATAGATATCCCGCGATCAAATGTTCAACGTACCTCACGCAACGTTACAAGGAAGCACATGCGGATTTGAGCATTTACGAAAAGTAGATCCAAGTGATTTAATAGTCCACGCTTGTCCACGACAAATACTTTAATACATATGTttattgtttctcttttttatcaaaatttttaacattaaaacccctcaactaagtttgttttgggtaaaaatcctcaaactaagtattcaataaaaaaccctcaaactaacgttatttaatgaattaaactctatcaggtcataattaccattactaccggtaaatctttaatttaggggtttctacattaagtaaacaagTTAAGGGGTTTTacctttaaaattttttaaaaaaaaatcaaaattttataatattatttaaaaattagtaacttttttttgacaacataagcgATAACTAAGTAACTGAACCGCGCGATTCAGAAAGCCAAACCGAAAGTATTGAATCGacatataacatagctgaaggagaactcctcgcaccacttgcaagcttgtccgccatagtattttgtgctcttggaatatgtctgatccggaagttagtagggaagaaagtcttactgcgtctaaattctttatataatttttgttatattttttcagtttttacatttttaatttatacatatataatgttgatgttaaaaacacatcaaactcatatatttacaaaaaaaaaattaaaaatgttaattttgaaaatttaagttactaatttttagataatattataaaatttttatttttttttatttttagattttaatggtaaaattcttcaattatgtttacttaatgtagaaacccctaaattaaagatttaccggtagtaatggtaattatgacctgatAGAGTTTAATTCGGAGACTTttacgttaaatacttagtttggggtttacccaaaacaaacttagttgagaggttttaacgttaaaaatcttttttatcaCAAAGGAATTGATCTTTGTCCTGTTTCCTAATATACACCACCGTGAAACATAGAATCCAGAATAAAGTGTACCTATCACTGATGTATATAATACTAGGGTTGGCCTGCCCGTAAGACACGGGaagttataagaaaaattattttatagaattttatgaagcatttaaaatcattataaaaatgatattatagagaAACAAACAACGAAAATAATTCTGAGATCacattgttatttttaataaatatttttggtttgaattaaaatgacagtAACTTTTATTATTCTCTATTTTTAGAGAATACAGAATTAGCAAAAAATAATtcagaaaatgtaataatatatatactattattatttatattttgtattctctaaaaatatatttattaatatatgacGATCACAAAAGTTGGAATCCAAGGACTGGATGCTTTTCATGGTAAGAGATTCAACATCTATCTGAACTATGTTGAGAATGTTAAGCTTCTTTAAGCATTTTAGGTGAGACAAGTGTAgtatttgttttgtgtgtttctttttttttaaagaatccTGGGTTACATTCTTCGAGTGTTTATCACAAGTCAAAACTTCGTACGAAATAATTGAGAAAGACACAAAAAAGCTATAGATGATGATAAGTCAATTATTCAAAAGGTTGAACCAAACTGAGATGTTTATTCTTGTTATCTAGTTCTTTCAAGTCAAATAAGAATGGTAACTAGTGCATAATACCTAGTAAGTTTAAGCAACGTAGAGTTTATTAGTATGAATCCCGGTTTAGTAACTGGTTTGTATTGGTTAAGGTTCCTTTAGCTTAACCGTACATATATATACTGAACATACATGTACATTTCTAATTATGATGAATAACAAACTTctattttcatcttcttcctcgatTCATCATCTGAGCTCAATCTTGTTTCTCTATCTTCATCTTCTCTGATTCAGATGTTAATATGGGATCAGAGCACACTACACTCATCTTCCGCTTTGTTCGTTGAGCTGTGATTTCGTTTTCCTCATGAGTCTCCCTCTACTTTCTCTTTCGCGATTGTTCTGTGTTTTCATCGTTACGATTTGCGATCTCCTCGTTCGATTGATTTTTTGCGTCTTGTTCGTGCTTGTTCATCTCGATTCGTCATCTCAGTAATCGATTTCTTGCGAACTTTCGTCATGGCTACGAATCAAGATTCGACTCGTTCTGTTTCCGATCTTTATGAGAATCCGTACTATCTTCATCATAATGATCATGCTGGCTTGGTTCTGGTAACTGATCGAGTGACAACAGCTGCGGATTTTAACTCTTGGAGGCGTTCTGTTCGTATGGCTTTGAACGTTCGTAACAAGCTTGGCTTCATCGATGGTACTATATCTAAACCATCTCATATGCATCGTGATTATGGTGATTGGTCTCGTTGTAACGACATTGTGGCGATGTGGTTGATGAAATCTGTGTCAAAGAAGATTGCTCAGAGTTTGCTTTTTATCTCCACGGCAGAAGGGATTTGGAACAATTTGCTTTCTCATTTCAAGCAAGATGATGCTCCTTGTGTCTTTGATATTGAGCAGCGTTTGAGTAAGATTGAGCAAGGTTCCATGGATGTTTCTACCTATTATACAGAGCTGGTTGCTCTTTGGGAAGAACATCAAAATTTTGTGGAGTTACCGATATGTACTTTTGGCAAATGTGAATGTGATGCAGCTGCGTTGTGGGAGAAGCTACAGCAATGTAGTCGAATGACTAAATTCCTCATGGGGTTGAATGAATCATATGAGCACACTCGGCGTCACATACTCATGCTTAAACCCATTCCAACCATTGAAGAGGCGTTCAACATCGTTACTTAGGATGAACGTCAGAGGTCTATTTGACCAGTTACTGCGGTTGATAATGTGGCTTTTCAAGCAGTAGTTCTATTGTCTACAGTTCCACAAGCTTCGGGTGTTGATGAAATGGCTTATGCTGCAGCATTTAATGCTGGAAGGGCTGCACAACGACCTATGTGCACACATTGTGGTAAGGCTGGCCATACTATTCAAAAGTGTTTCAAGCTACACGGCTACCCTCCTGGTTATAGAGCATATGGTTCTTATCATAACAAGAATGTGTCTCAGTCCAAGAATGTGCAGTCTCAGCTGAAATATCAGAATCAGAGTTTGGTTCCGGCTTCTTCTCAGGTGTCTAATGCAGTTTCGAATGTGTGTGCTGATCAAGATTCACGCCAATACTCTTTACCACCAGTTACTCCTCGGTTGACTAGTGGTGGCATGGATCTACATCTGCAGAGCTTCACCCCAGATACAGAGTTTGATCTCTCAGTTCAATGCTCATGTTCGAGTTTCAGAGCCTCAAGTTCTTTCCTCAACGTCTTCAATTCCACAAGCTACGATTACAGAACATGGTCTAATGGATTCTCATTCATCGTCCGGTACAATACCCTTTCCTTCTATCAATCTTACATTTCAAAATCAGAACCTTTTATATCAAAATCATTGCCTTTCCACTTTACCTTCAATACTTCCACATGATGCTTGGATAATAGATAGTGGAGCTTCTAGTCATGTTTGTTCTGATCTAGCTATGTTTGATAGTTTTACACATGTGTCTTCTTTTACAGTAACTCTTCCTAATGGTGTTAAAGTTCCCATTACACACACTGGCACAATTAAGATTAGTGATTCTTTGATACTCTATGATGTGTTGCTTGTTCCTGATTTTCAATTCAACTTGATAAGCGTGAGTAGTCTAATAAAAACATTGGTTTATGCTGCTCATTTCTTTCCTAATGGTTGCTTAATCCAGGAACTTTCTCGGGGCTTGATGATTGGGAAGGGTAGCTTATACAACAATCTTTACATTCTTGATACTACTAGTAATGCATCGTCTGGCAGTGCTGTGTTCTGTGGTTCTGTATCAGCTGATAGCAACTTGTGGCATCAACGTTTGGGGCATCCTTACTGTCCTGCAAAAACTATCTTCACATTTACCAGCATATACACATGTAGCGTCTGATCATGCTCCCTGCACTATATGTCCATTATCAAAGCGACGACGTCTTGCGTATGTTTCTCATAATAAGCTTTCACAGTCTCTTTTTGATTAGGTTCATTTAGACATATGGGGTCCTTTTAGTGTTCAATATGTTGAAGGTTATAGATATTTCCTTACATTGGTGGATGATTGTACTAAAGTAACATGGATCTATATGTTAAAGAATAAAGTAGAGGTTTCAGTTATTTTTCCACTGTTTCTTAAACACATATCAACTCAGTATAACATGAAAGTCAAAGCAATCAGAACTGATAATGCACCTGAATTAGCCTTTACTGATCTCATTAAAGAACTTGGTATGTTTCACTACTTTTCATGTGCATAtactcctcaacaaaattcaGTGGTTGAGAGAAAACACCAACACTTGTTAAATGTAGCTCGCTCTTTGCTATTCCAATCAAATGTGCCATTAGAGTATTGGAGTGATTGTGTGATGACTGCAGTGTTCTTAATAAATTGCATGCCTTCTCCCTTAATAGATAACAAATCTCCTTTTGAAAAATTACTCAGTACAGTTCCAGATTATTCTTTGTTAAGAAACTTTGGTTGTTTGTGTTTTGCTTCTACTCATGCTAAAGATAGAACAAAATTTTCACCTCGTGCAGTACCTTGTGTGTTTCTTGGTTATCCATCTGGATATAAAGGATATAAAGTTCTAGATTTAGAGTCTCATGTTGTTCAGATTTCTTGTAATATAGTATTCCATGAGAaaatatttccttttaaaacatCTGAACTCTTATCAAAGTCTGTTGATATGTTTCCTAATACAATCTTACCAATGCCCGCACCTTTACACTTTGTAGAGTCAATGCCTGTAATGACTGATGGTGATTGTTCTACTTCCGTGCCTAATCCTACACGTTCACACACTCATGACAATTCTAACACTGATAGGACTGCAGTAGAAGATGTTCGTATAGAACCTGAGAATGTATCTAGGCCAAAACGAACTACTAAAGCTCCCACTTATCTGTCTTAGTATCATTGTGCTTCTATTTCTTCTGCTACTCCTCTTTCTACTCGTTTATCTCGTCCTTCTTCTACTTTACCCCCACATCTTTGTTGCCTTATTCCTTTTTCCTCTATTTCTTCCCCTTCATTTCCACCATCTTTCAAAACACCATATCCCTTATCATCTGTGGTCTCTTATGACCATTTCAATCCTGTTTTTCAAGCTGCTGTCCATTCTTATTAGATGGAAACAGAACCTAAAACATTCCAACAGGCCATGAAATCTGATAAGTGGAAAAAAACTGTGAATATGGAACTTGAGGCTATGGAGCAAAACAGAACATGGGATATTGTTTCTTTACCTGTTGGTAAGAATGTGGTGGGTTGTAGATGGATCTTTACCATCAAGTATAATGCTGATGGGACGGTGGAGCGTAATAAGGGTCGTCTGGTGGCTCAGGGATTTACTCAACAAGAGGGTATTGATTATCTTGATACTTTCTCACCTGTAGCAAAGTTAACAAGTGTCAAGCTTCTTCTGAGCCTTGCTGCGATCAATGGCTGGAGCTTGAATCAGATGGATGTTTAAAATGCTTTTTTTCATGGAGATCTTGATAAAGAGATATATATGCGCTTACCTCAGGGTTATACTCCTCCTGCTGGTGTAGAACTTCCTCCAAATCCTGTTTGCCGTCTCAAGAAGTCTCTATATGGCCTGAAACAAGCCTCTCGCCAGTGGTATAAGCGTTTCTCTTCAGTCTTATTGGGTGCTAACTACATTCAATCCCCTGCAGACAACACGCTATTTGTAAAGCATACATCATCCTCTTTTGTTGCCGTGTTGGTTTATGTGGATGATATTCTGATCGCTAGCAATGATCAAGCTGCAGTGGCTTCCTTACAAGCTCTTCTTCGGTCTGAATTCAAGATAAAAGATCTTGGTCCAGCTCGTTTCTTCCTTGGTCTTGAGATAGCACGATCTAGTGAGGGTATCTCTGTTTGTCAACGGAAGTATACGTTGAATTTGTTGGAAGATTCTGGTCTTCTAGGCTGTAAGCCAAGTTCTATACCAATGGACCCTACTCTGCATCTTACAAAGGATTTAGGCAAACCACTTGTTGATGCTAAGGTCTATCGAGAACTTATTGGTCGTCTCTTGTATATCACCATCACGAGACCTAATATAACATTTGCGGTTCATCAGCTGAGCCAGTTCTTATCTGCTCCGACTGATGTACATTTACAAGCAGCTCATAAAGTCCTGCGGTATCTCAAAAACAACCCGGGACAAGGTTTGATGTATTCAACTTCTTCTGAGCTATGTTTAAACACATTTGCTGATGCTGACTGTGCTACTTGCAAGGAGACTCGTCGCTCCATAACTGGCTTTTGTGTTTATCTTGGCTCTTCGTTGatatcttggaagtcaaagaaACAGGCTGTGGTAAATCGAAGTAGTACAGAAGCTGAGTATCGCAGTCTTGCTTTGGCAACATGTGAGTTGATTTGGCTTCAACAGTTGCTCCGTGATCTTCATGTCTCAGTCACGGGTCCAGCTAAGTTGTATTGTGACATCAAGTCAGCGCTTCATATTGCCAACAACCCGGTGTTTCACAAACGTACTAAGCATATTGAGATCGATTGTCATACTGTTCGTGATCAGCTCAAGGCCGGCAAGTTGAAGACCTTTCATGTCTACTGGCAATCAGCTTGCGGATATTCTCACCAAACCTCTGCATCCGGGTCCTTTCAACTCTTTCCTCTCTCGTTTATCCTTGTCAAGTCTTTATCTTCCACAGGCTCCAATGATAAAGACTTGAGGGGGGCGTATTAGTATGAATCCCGGTTTAGTAACTGGTTTGTATTGGTTAAGGTTCCTTTAGCttaactgtatatatatatactgaacaTACATGTACATTTCTAATTATGATGAATAACAAACTTctattttcatcttcttcctcgatTCATCATCTGAGCTCAATCTTGTTTCTCTATCTTCATCTTCTCTGATTCAGATGTTAATAGAGTTCACAGCTAAGTAACGCCGACATAAAGAGGACGTCTCAAATAATGGCTCACAATGTGTATGAGAGGCACAATAAGAATGCAACCAAGAATACTAATATAAATGTATCACAATTGTGTTATCAGATCTTAATGAAATCAAACTATAGATGGAGACTTACATGTTTTCAAGAATGGGCGAAAACACTGATTGATCAAAATCACCATTCTATCTATATTGCCAAAGCCAAAGCTGTTACCTCTTTGGAGAAATATTGTGTTATATTTCAATTCATCATCCATCTTCTAGTACGTAACCAGCCatgcaagatatcaatcaaAAGTTCTATTGAACGGCACTATAAACTTTTTTgggaaaaatcaaataaaagcTTAAGAAGATtatgttgtccaaaaaaaagaagggaagtttactcaaatatacaatattttaggacAATTGATTAGAACcatacaaaatttttttttattactggtattttttaaataccaagcgtgccctttttttatattatgagaaaaaatgtatttacaaaaatgccattactttttaatgtcACGTAATCAAAAACCCGGCGCCACGTAGGATTCGGTTCTGTGTTTTCATTAAGTCGGTCGTAAAGAGCTATATAcgtcgttacggctgagttattgcTACGTTGCGGCTGAATTAAACAACGCGGCTGAC
This window encodes:
- the LOC106320223 gene encoding 1-aminocyclopropane-1-carboxylate oxidase-like gives rise to the protein MKLLRNEKYRGYAPLHDQLLDPDNQVRGDYKEGFSIGVLCPKDDSRDNPFYSPNIWPDPDVLPGWRATMETFYQEALRVCKAIASIMELALDLDVNYFDKPNILGNHNAVMRLLHYEGNSDPSKGIYASGAHSDYGMMTNLATDSVMGLQICKDKDVKPMKWEYVPSIKGAYIVNIGDLLERWSNCLLKSTLHRVIGNGHERYSIPFFLEPSHECIVECLPTCQSENNLPKYPAIKCSTYLTQRYKEAHADLSIYEK
- the LOC106320218 gene encoding uncharacterized protein LOC106320218, with the protein product MATNQDSTRSVSDLYENPYYLHHNDHAGLVLVTDRVTTAADFNSWRRSVRMALNVRNKLGFIDGTISKPSHMHRDYGDWSRCNDIVAMWLMKSVSKKIAQSLLFISTAEGIWNNLLSHFKQDDAPCVFDIEQRLSKIEQGSMDVSTYYTELVALWEEHQNFVELPICTFGKCECDAAALWEKLQQCSRMTKFLMGLNESYEHTRRHILMLKPIPTIEEAFNIVT
- the LOC106320224 gene encoding uncharacterized protein LOC106320224, whose protein sequence is MAYAAAFNAGRAAQRPMCTHCGKAGHTIQKCFKLHGYPPGYRAYGSYHNKNVSQSKNVQSQLKYQNQSLVPASSQVSNAVSNVCADQDSRQYSLPPVTPRLTSGGMDLHLQSFTPDTEFDLSVQCSCSSFRASSSFLNVFNSTSYDYRTWSNGFSFIVRNFLGA